The Opitutus sp. ER46 genome contains the following window.
CCAAACCGCACGCCCGCGGCCACGTGCAGCAGGCTGACGGGGAACCCCACGAGCGGGAGCACGCACAGCAGCGCAAACACCACGCCCCCGTGGCGGCGTTGCGCGAACGCGTGCATCGCCTCCACATCAATGCGGTCCCGCAACAGCAGGAAGGCCCCGATCAGCACCAGCCCGATCACCGCCATCCGCCACAGGGCGGCCGCAGCCAGGCGATCCAGCGGCGACGGGCGGGCGGGTGGGGCCACGGCGGAATTCACGTCGATAAAAAAGCGGCGGGCTCCGCGGGGCTCAGCCCACGGCGCTCGCCGCCCACGAGGTTTCCCGGATTACTTGATCGTGATGTTGTTGGTCACGTTCTGCACGCCCGGCACGTTGCGGGCGATCTGCTCCGCACGCGCCTTGTGCTCCTGGGAATCCACAAAGCCGCTGAGCTGCACCGTGCCCTTGAAGGTCTCAACCTTCACGTCGAGGGCCTTGACGATCGGATCGCGGACAAACGCGGCCTTCACCTTCGTGGTGATGCCGGCGTCGTCGATATACTCGCCCGTGCTCTCCTGCGTGGAGGTGCCGGCACAGCCGGTCTGGACGAGGGCGATGCCGCTGCTGAGCGCCAGCACCGCGAGAATGGTAGTGAGTGATTTCTTCATTGGTTATGCGACGGGGTTTACGCGGCGATAGTAGCGGTCCCGCGGGGCCTGTTCCGTGGCGGAGTCCGGTAAGCCGCATCCGGAATTTCGCCCCGGCCTGCGGTAGGCCCAAAACCCACCCGCGGATGGGGGCCGTCGCCGCGCCCCGCCTCCGCCCGGCGCCCCGGCCCGGGCGCGACGTCGCGTCAGCCGGCTTTCAATCGCCGCGCGATCTCGGTGACGTGCCGGCCCTGATACCGGGCGATTGCCCGTTCGTTTTCGCTCGGCCAGCGCTCGCCTTCGCCGCCCGTGATCGTGCCGGCGCCGTACGGGGAACCACCCGTCATTTGGTCCATCACCAGCAACCGTTGCTCCGCATACGGCACGCCCACCACGATCATGCCCTGGTGAAACAGGAACGTCTGCATGCTGATGATCGTCGTCTCCTGGCCGCCGTGCTGCGTCGCGGTCGAGGTGAACACGCTCCCCACCTTGCCCACGAGCGCGCCCTTGCTCCACAGCGAGCCCGTGGCGTCAAAGAACGCCTGCATCTGCGCCGTGGCGCTGCCATAGCGCGTGCCGCTGCCGAACAGGATCGCATCTGCCTCGGGCAGCTTCTTTGGGTCCGCCACCGGCACGTGGGCAAACGCCGTTCTCGCCTCGACCGCGCCCATCTTCTCCAACACCGCCGCCGGCAGCGTCTCCGCCACTTGCAGCAACTCGACCTCGGCGCCGCCCACCTCGCGCGCCCCCGCCGCCACCGCCTCGGCCATGCGAAACACATGCCCGTGGATACTGTGAAAGATGACTTTGATTTTGACGCTCATGCCCGCCATGGAACGCGCGCCGCGCCCGGAGTTCACCGGCAGTGTCACGCAATACGTGACACTTTCGGCCGTCCGACGCTGCGCCCAGTGTCACGCAATACGTGACAGTTTTCCGCGCCGTTCCCTCGTGCGCGA
Protein-coding sequences here:
- a CDS encoding BON domain-containing protein; this encodes MKKSLTTILAVLALSSGIALVQTGCAGTSTQESTGEYIDDAGITTKVKAAFVRDPIVKALDVKVETFKGTVQLSGFVDSQEHKARAEQIARNVPGVQNVTNNITIK
- the wrbA gene encoding NAD(P)H:quinone oxidoreductase; its protein translation is MSVKIKVIFHSIHGHVFRMAEAVAAGAREVGGAEVELLQVAETLPAAVLEKMGAVEARTAFAHVPVADPKKLPEADAILFGSGTRYGSATAQMQAFFDATGSLWSKGALVGKVGSVFTSTATQHGGQETTIISMQTFLFHQGMIVVGVPYAEQRLLVMDQMTGGSPYGAGTITGGEGERWPSENERAIARYQGRHVTEIARRLKAG